In the Engystomops pustulosus chromosome 2, aEngPut4.maternal, whole genome shotgun sequence genome, one interval contains:
- the SOWAHC gene encoding ankyrin repeat domain-containing protein SOWAHC: MSDISRDTVVRFLSERGGRVSNQQLLEHFRPLLTAAPPGEARAAIRQLFKDTVNEVASVREEDGAKYVCLRKKYRRAVEESAPEPQHSSQDAGSGEDAAATPEPSHETPEKQQADSGPESPESRGSPGYDAPPSISVTEEPGDGGEQPPDVFPLSGRTPRNSRRGMREPVSPQLRRGGLLLRAGLRDSDSSSLHSSSSVSGNEEEEAAGGSVSGSAALEPLEHAWMLSSCRARWDSLQELLLSEPGLITRRDFITGFSCLHWAAKHGQHELLAALLTHARQHRVPVNINARASGGYTALHLAAMHGHLDVIKLLVGAYDAELDIRDYSGRKAWQYLSPDTARDVQALVGASSAVQDEGEDGGSSGPGRWRLSRVLPSQLIVHRLSQLPEDEQDAGGRCRGDISRKGSGGSRGRPRLNKIRFRTQIIHSNLTARDPDDEEDRILKSPMKHRPKSNVFG, translated from the coding sequence ATGAGCGACATCAGCCGCGATACGGTCGTCCGCTTCTTGAGCGAGAGAGGTGGCCGAGTGTCCAACCAACAGCTCCTGGAGCATTTCCGGCCGCTGCTGACCGCGGCGCCTCCTGGAGAAGCCCGAGCCGCCATCCGACAACTCTTCAAAGACACCGTAAACGAGGTGGCGAGCGTGCGGGAGGAGGACGGGGCCAAGTACGTGTGTCTGCGGAAGAAGTACCGGAGAGCGGTGGAGGAGAGCGCCCCGGAACCACAGCACAGCAGTCAGGATGCCGGCAGCGGGGAGGATGCGGCCGCTACACCGGAGCCCAGCCATGAGACACCGGAGAAGCAACAGGCAGACTCCGGGCCCGAGTCCCCAGAGAGCAGGGGCTCCCCCGGGTACGACGCGCCTCCCAGCATCTCCGTGACCGAGGAGCCGGGGGATGGCGGGGAGCAGCCCCCTGATGTGTTCCCCCTGAGCGGCAGGACGCCGCGGAACAGCCGCAGGGGCATGCGGGAGCCGGTGTCGCCACAGCTGCGCCGGGGAGGGCTGCTGCTCCGGGCCGGGCTGCGGGACTCGGACAGCTCATCCCTGCACAGCTCGTCGTCCGTGTCcggcaatgaggaggaggaggcggcgggggGCTCTGTGTCGGGCTCGGCCGCGCTGGAGCCCCTGGAGCACGCGTGGATGCTGAGCTCGTGCCGGGCGCGCTGGGACAGCCTGCAGGAGCTGCTCCTCTCCGAGCCCGGACTCATCACCCGCCGGGACTTCATCACCGGCTTCTCGTGCCTGCACTGGGCGGCCAAGCACGGGCAGCATGAGCTCCTGGCGGCGCTGCTCACCCACGCCCGGCAGCACAGGGTGCCCGTCAACATCAACGCCCGGGCCTCCGGGGGCTACACCGCCCTGCACCTGGCTGCCATGCACGGACACCTGGACGTCATCAAACTGCTGGTCGGGGCGTACGATGCGGAGCTGGACATCAGAGACTACAGCGGGCGCAAAGCCTGGCAGTACCTGAGCCCGGACACTGCCCGCGATGTGCAGGCGCTGGTGGGCGCTTCCTCCGCCGTACAGGACGAGGGGGAGGACGGGGGCAGTTCGGGCCCGGGCCGCTGGCGGCTCTCCAGGGTGCTGCCCTCACAGCTCATCGTGCACCGGCTCTCACAGCTCCCCGAGGACGAGCAGGACGCTGGGGGGCGCTGCAGAGGGGACATCAGCAGGAAGGGCtccgggggcagcagggggagaccccGACTCAACAAAATCAGGTTCAGGACGCAGATTATCCACAGTAACCTGACTGCCAGAGACCCCGACGACGAGGAGGACAGAATCCTAAAGAGCCCCATGAAGCATCGACCAAAGTCCAATGTGTTTGGGTGA